From Micromonospora rifamycinica, a single genomic window includes:
- a CDS encoding ABC transporter ATP-binding protein, with translation MDDAIAVRDLVVDRGRRRVLDGIDCTVPQGAVTGLLGPSGSGKTTLMRAVVGVQTISSGTVTVLGRPAGAADLRHRVGYLTQAPSVYADLTVRENARYFAALQGRAAADADRAVADVGLAAAAGQLVGTLSGGQRSRASLACALVGEPELIVLDEPTVGQDPVLRADLWARFHALAATGTTLLVSSHVMDEAARCDRLLLIRHGRLIADDTPDAVRAATGVDDLEEAFLRLIRAGETDPSTTGEAA, from the coding sequence ATGGACGACGCCATCGCCGTCCGCGACCTGGTCGTCGACCGGGGCCGGCGGCGGGTGCTGGACGGCATCGACTGCACGGTGCCGCAGGGCGCGGTCACCGGACTGCTCGGCCCCAGCGGCAGCGGCAAGACCACCCTGATGCGGGCCGTGGTCGGGGTGCAGACCATCAGCTCGGGCACGGTCACCGTGCTGGGCCGTCCGGCCGGCGCGGCCGACCTGCGCCACCGGGTCGGCTACCTCACCCAGGCGCCCAGCGTCTACGCCGACCTGACCGTCCGGGAGAACGCCCGGTACTTCGCCGCCCTCCAGGGACGCGCCGCCGCCGACGCCGACCGGGCGGTCGCCGACGTCGGCCTGGCCGCCGCCGCCGGCCAACTGGTCGGCACCCTCTCCGGCGGGCAACGCAGCCGTGCCTCACTGGCCTGCGCGCTGGTCGGCGAACCGGAACTCATCGTCCTCGACGAACCCACGGTGGGGCAGGACCCGGTGCTGCGGGCCGACCTGTGGGCCCGGTTCCACGCCCTCGCCGCCACCGGGACCACCCTGCTGGTCTCCAGCCACGTGATGGACGAGGCGGCCCGCTGCGACCGGCTGCTGCTCATCCGCCACGGCCGACTGATCGCCGACGACACCCCGGACGCGGTGCGCGCCGCGACCGGGGTCGACGACCTGGAAGAGGCGTTCCTGCGGCTGATCCGGGCCGGCGAGACCGACCCGTCGACCACCGGGGAGGCGGCGTGA
- the hisI gene encoding phosphoribosyl-AMP cyclohydrolase has translation MPAPRAGQSVTVPVPDSAPSAGGSAGAVRPSRLDPAIAARLRRTPDGLVAAVVRQHDTGEVLMVAWMDDEALHRTLTTGRATYWSRSRREYWVKGATSGHHQYVRSVALDCDGDAVLVGVDQVGAACHTGERTCFFTELPVTTQGAIS, from the coding sequence GTGCCCGCGCCGCGTGCGGGACAATCGGTAACTGTGCCCGTACCTGACTCCGCTCCCAGCGCCGGTGGATCCGCCGGCGCGGTCCGCCCGTCCCGTCTCGACCCGGCCATCGCCGCCCGGCTGCGCCGCACCCCGGACGGCCTGGTCGCCGCGGTCGTGCGCCAGCACGACACCGGCGAGGTGCTGATGGTCGCCTGGATGGACGACGAGGCGCTGCACCGCACCCTCACCACCGGCCGGGCCACCTACTGGTCGCGCAGCCGCCGGGAGTACTGGGTCAAGGGCGCCACCTCCGGCCACCACCAGTACGTCCGCTCGGTGGCGCTGGACTGCGACGGCGACGCGGTGCTGGTCGGCGTGGACCAGGTCGGCGCGGCCTGCCACACCGGCGAGCGCACCTGCTTCTTCACCGAACTCCCGGTCACCACCCAGGGGGCGATCTCATGA